A genomic region of Vitis vinifera cultivar Pinot Noir 40024 chromosome 7, ASM3070453v1 contains the following coding sequences:
- the LOC100247639 gene encoding glutathione S-transferase F13 has protein sequence MALKLHGIPMSTCTTRVLTCLHEKGLDFELVPVNLFAGEHKQPPFLAKNPFGQIPVLEDGDFTLFESRAITAYLAEKYKETGCDLLRHNDLKEAALVKVWLEVESQHYYPAIYQIVYQFFALPLQGKTADQAIIDVNLEKLGKVLDVYEARLGTTKCLAGDFYSLADLHHLSYTYYFMKTPWASLINSRPNVKAWWDDISSRPAFKKVAEGMTFGEK, from the exons ATGGCGCTCAAGCTCCATGGAATTCCCATGTCCACTTGCACCACTCGTGTCCTCACCTGTCTCCATGAGAAAGGCTTGGATTTTGAGCTTGTCCCTGTTAATCTCTTTGCAGGTGAACATAAGCAGCCTCCTTTTCTTGCCAAGAAT CCCTTTGGACAGATTCCAGTTCTGGAAGATGGCGATTTCACTCTTTTTG AATCTAGAGCAATAACAGCATATTTGGCCGAGAAATACAAGGAAACGGGGTGTGATCTCTTGAGGCACAATGACCTCAAAGAAGCTGCATTGGTGAAGGTATGGTTGGAGGTTGAATCCCAACACTACTATCCTGCAATATACCAGATTGTGTACCAGTTCTTCGCGTTGCCTCTACAAGGCAAGACGGCCGATCAGGCCATTATTGATGTAAATCTGGAGAAGTTGGGTAAGGTTCTGGATGTGTATGAGGCCAGGCTGGGCACCACAAAGTGCCTAGCAGGAGATTTCTACAGCTTGGCTGATCTTCACCACCTTTCTTACACTTACTACTTCATGAAGACGCCATGGGCTTCCCTCATAAACAGCCGTCCCAATGTGAAGGCATGGTGGGACGACATTTCCTCAAGGCCAGCTTTCAAGAAAGTGGCTGAGGGCATGACTTTTGGTGAGAAGTGA
- the LOC100249365 gene encoding glutathione S-transferase PARB, with product MEVNIILFLSGRLTRILLPSSFLKPLFYTSTVMAVRKVYGSLDSPATLKVLACLFEHHLDFEFVPVDISASDNRKKPFLNMSPFGQVPVFEDGGYTQFESRAIVRSMGHQYGKKGEELVFWNSQKQAVVSNWIDVEDHKFEPPALELISELLTKPGNGLAPDLAVVAKAEAQLAKVLDVYEARLAEFKYLAADNYTIADVLHLPNLQALMETPAKKLIESRARVSAWCSDILARPAWAKVVEMKLKAHA from the exons ATGGAAGTAAATATCATACTTTTTTTGAGTGGCCGACTGACTAGGATCCTACTACCCTCCTCATTTCTCAAGCCTTTGTTTTACACTTCTACAGTGATGGCAGTCCGGAAAGTGTACGGAAGCCTAGACTCTCCGGCCACCTTGAAGGTCCTTGCATGTCTCTTCGAGCACCACCTGGACTTCGAGTTCGTCCCCGTCGATATCAGCGCCAGTGACAACAGAAAGAAACCCTTTCTCAACATGAGT CCCTTTGGTCAAGTTCCCGTGTTTGAAGACGGAGGCTATACACAATTCG AATCAAGGGCAATTGTAAGATCAATGGGGCATCAATATGGGAAGAAAGGAGAAGAGCTCGTCTTTTGGAATTCTCAGAAGCAAGCCGTTGTGTCCAACTGGATTGACGTCGAGGACCACAAGTTCGAGCCGCCGGCGCTGGAGCTCATTTCCGAGCTGCTAACCAAGCCCGGGAATGGCTTGGCTCCTGACTTAGCAGTGGTGGCCAAAGCTGAAGCCCAGCTAGCTAAAGTCCTGGACGTGTACGAGGCTCGGCTGGCTGAGTTCAAGTACTTGGCGGCTGACAACTACACCATTGCCGATGTACTTCACCTTCCCAACTTGCAGGCCCTCATGGAAACTCCGGCGAAGAAGCTTATAGAATCACGCGCTCGTGTCAGCGCGTGGTGCTCCGATATCTTGGCTCGACCTGCTTGGGCCAAGGTGGTGGAGATGAAGCTCAAGGCTCATGCTTAG
- the LOC100252749 gene encoding glutathione S-transferase: MAVRKLYGALDSPSTMRALASLFEHDVEFELIPVDFQAGELKKMPSLSPFGELPVFQEGDLTLFESRTIMRYISHEYGKRGEEQVYEIPKLQGIAAAWIDVEDHQFDPPASKLIWELVFKPQKGLPTDEGVVEEEEAKLVKVLDVYEERLSNSVFLGGDKFTSADLTHIPSLYLLMKTPVKRLFEERPRVRAWYRGVMSRPGWEKMVEMVEKVRA; encoded by the exons ATGGCTGTTCGGAAACTGTATGGAGCCCTTGATTCCCCTTCCACCATGCGAGCCCTGGCTTCTCTTTTCGAGCACGACGTCGAGTTTGAGCTCATTCCCGTCGACTTCCAGGCCGGAGAGCTCAAAAAGATGCCTTCCCTCTCC CCCTTTGGCGAGCTTCCGGTCTTTCAAGAGGGGGACTTGACTCTTTTCG AGTCGAGGACGATCATGAGGTACATATCGCATGAGTATGGGAAGCGTGGGGAAGAGCAGGTTTACGAGATACCGAAGCTGCAAGGAATAGCGGCGGCATGGATAGATGTTGAGGACCACCAGTTCGATCCTCCAGCTTCAAAGCTGATATGGGAGCTGGTTTTCAAGCCCCAGAAGGGTCTGCCGACGGATGAAGGTGTggtggaagaagaagaggcGAAGCTAGTGAAGGTGTTGGATGTGTACGAAGAGAGGCTCAGCAATTCCGTCTTCTTGGGAGGAGATAAGTTCACTTCAGCTGATCTGACTCACATCCCATCCTTGTACTTGTTGATGAAGACTCCGGTGAAGCGGCTGTTCGAGGAGCGGCCTCGTGTGAGGGCTTGGTACAGGGGCGTCATGTCCAGGCCAGGCTGGGAAAAGATGGTGGAGATGGTTGAGAAAGTTCGAGCTTAG